Sequence from the Helianthus annuus cultivar XRQ/B chromosome 13, HanXRQr2.0-SUNRISE, whole genome shotgun sequence genome:
ACCACTGTCCTCCTCCTTCTTCCTAGGAAGGAAGGTTTGCCCCCTTTTTTCTCTTTCCAATCGTTCAACGCCTAAAACTTTTGCTTGCAGGtagaaaacaaacaaacaaaaaccctaattctccatcttcttcttcttcattctcACATATCTTACATTCATATGTCTTCTTCCATTGCTCTTCTgctccatcatcatcatcttcctgCTTCTAGCTCCTCCTCTTCTTCCCTACAACGCCACCATGCTTCAACTCTACACTTCTCCTTGAGCTTCCTATCAGTATCTTCTCAACATGACTGACCACAACGTAATTTCTTCCCTATTTTCACTCTGATCTCCTTTAATTTCACTTtattttgatgtttttgttgttgattgtttattgtttacTTCACTTGTTCGATTTTAGGTTTAATTTGTACTGTTAGGTAGTGTTATTGCGTCTGATTTGAATTACTccagtttgtttgtttgtttgtctgTTCATAGAAGTAAACCCTAAGATTAAAGTTGGTATGAACTGTGGTGCTTGATTTGATTGAATTGTTTTACTGTTAGGGCTTCATATAAAGTTGATGAAGTTATTtaatgattattatttttttcagtACTAGTCTTGTCACTCATGAGATTAAGCAGTAAGGCGGTTGGTTTTATGGGTTGTGCTAAACGTACCCTCGCTCACTCGTATGCTTTAAGGGCTAAATCAGTCACATCAACTCTCTACTTTTTTCTCATAATGGCTAAATGAGTCTCATCAACTCTCTACTTTTTGTCACATGGGGGTGCGTTTCGCCTCACCTCAGTTTTATCTATGTTTTTGTAAGACAGGTGTGGATGTAtaacttggtttaaaaaagcgtgcCTTAGGCGCGAGGCGCAAGTCTCAGCGCCTTATGTAGGCTGAGGCGCACTTTTTTGGTGAAAACCCCCCtctgaggcgcgcgcctcatgtATATACCACATTTTTGTGCAGCAGATTGTTGTACATCATGCTTTTCAGGCTGTACATGTATGTATTTTCAATAgtaaaacatatataaagcttaTTTGTGTCTAAATATTGGGTAGATGACCCTTGAAACCTATAGAATATATAAAAAAAGTATATAATCGCCTAGCGCCTCAAGTACGAAAAGCCCGTCGCTTTTGCGTTTTGCGTCTCggttttagacctcgtcgcttttgtgcgcttcacgcttttttaaaccaagatgTATAATCAATCTTTCTTATAAGGTTTAATATAAATATGGATTTGTAGCCTGTAGATTATTCTAAGTGTAAAGTTTTTCGTTTGATGTAAGTTAATAAGTACGCCTGTATAAGTAGATTATATGCTAAGGCTATGTGTAGTAGCCTATTCACGGCCACATCATCGCCGACGTGGTACCACCGTTTGGTTATTAGACCGGTTAAGTACAGTGATCATGTGATGTCCTACGGTGATTAAGACTTTGGACCTTATTAACTTGTTTTTTAGCTTCAATTTTCACTTCTATGTTGGGACTTTTGTACTTCCTCGCCTTTGTTTATCTTATGTAAAGTTATCCATATTATTCATTACACGTATATCCTGTTCACCACTGTCAGGTGTTCGTGTTTGGATCATTTACAGAGGATGAGATCAGATCCATGCaaagttctcccaaagagaatgaTGTACCGTTTATGTTCGGTTCTCTCGACGCTGCAACTCTTAGATCCGTGGGCTTCTATAACAGACCAACCAACACAGAAATTACCAAAAAGCCCCAAACAAAAAAACATGTAAAGAGAAGTAACAGTAACAGCGATGAAATTGTACATATAAACGGGAACTTGAACAACTTGAACACCCATGATTCAAGTTCTCTTCCCTATAGCAACGGTATACAAGATAATGATGAAAAAGATGCAGAACTACCCGTATCATTTGTACCCGGAAGTGTTGACCAGTCAATTTCGCAGCAACATGTCACAGAATCTGTAGCTGTTTCAGCTGTAAATCAAGGAAATGAAGCTCTGGATGTAAATGGTACCGAAAACCAAATTTTCGGTCCGTCAATTGGTCCACATAAGATTTCACTCGAGTTACTACCTCGAGGTTTAGTCAACTCGGGAAATTTGTGCTTTCTGAACGCAACTCTTCAGGCTCTTTTAGCCTGTTCTCCGTTCGTACATCTTTTGCAGGAGCTAAGAATGGGCAATATACCTGAGGTAAACTACCGTTTTCATTTGCTCATGTGATCATGACGCCATTGAAGTCATTTTTTTAGTTCTTTTCTCAGATTGGGTACCCAACTTTACGCGCATTTGTTGAGTTTGTATCTGGATTTGACATGCCATCTGGCTTGCAATTAAAGAAAAAAGGTGACATTCTTCTGGGAACCGGGAAGCCTTTGCGGCCCGTGATGTTCGAATCCGTTCTGAACAATTTCTCCCCAGATATGCCAAATAGCTTCGCGGGGAGAGCAAGGTTTGTTTTTGAATTCTTGTTACTTTGATACATCTTTAGCAGATAAAGTGTAGCTGTGTTCGTACTGTTGTGAGCCATTTGCTAGCTTTAGCGGGTAAGGATTCGGTACAAATTGTCGTTAACCTAGGAAGTGTAGGAAACCAAGTCAAACGAACTCCGATCGagctcattccagcggcgttagAACCGGCTCATCGAACCCTATCCagaaaccctaaaccctaaagctaaaccctatgctaaaccctaaaatataaacttataaaccctaaaagctaaaagctaaaacctagcctaaatactaatgctaaaccctaaaagctaaggTCTAAACCCTATATATATTTGAATAGAGTTCGACGAGGCGGTTCCAACGCCGTTGGAATGAGGTCAATCGGAGTTTATTTGACCTGGTTTCCTACACTTCCTAGGTTAAGATTGTTTTGTATTTGATCCTTCCCCTTACGTTAACAATTGTGTTATAAGCTCTGGATATTTTTATCACCCATATGTAATATGCATCTATGCAAATGAAGGCAGTTTACTTATACGCTAATTCAAGCCTGTATATATTTGGGTGAGTTTCTATATATTGCTTTTTGGTTCTGAGTTGAAGTTTTTACCAGGCAAGAAGATGCGCAAGAGTTTCTAAGTTTTGTGATGCATCAAATGCATGATGAATTGCTTAAGCTTGAAGGAAAAGTTTCTGCTGTTAATGGAGGCAAAGTTTCATTGGTTTCATCGGTgagtgatgacgatgatgatggttGGGAGACGGTTGGCCCGAGGAACAAAACTGCAATTACCAGAACGCAGAGTTTTATTCCATCAAAGTTAAGTGAGATTTTTGGAGGCCAGCTCAGAagtgaagtcaaagcaaaaggtCCGTTATTTTTTTAGTATTGTTTTTTGAGGTCAAATGTGAAACTATGTTTAAAATGTGTTCATCATCTTTCTGTTGGCTGTTCTTTTTTGCCCTTTTTTAAAATTATTATATAACATTttctatatatatttatttttgtaatgtAAACAGGTAACACACCCTCAGCGACTATACAACCATTTCTTCTACTCCACCTAAATATATGTCCAGATCCTGTCCGTACAATAGAGGATGCACTTCATCTTTTTTCTGCGCCAGAAACACTTGAAGGATACCGTGCATCATCTGCTGGAAAGGTACTAATATTATACTTCTTGTAGTTTGTATGTGGCGGACAGTGTTGGCACTACTATGATGAATCTGCATCACTTGCAATTGTACTTGCAATATGGAATCAACAATTTAGTTCTCAGATGTTTACATGATCTGAAGTTTTAAtgcttcatatatatatatatatatatatatatatatatatatatatatatatacacacacacacacacatagaacAATGACTGAATTTCACTAGCGAATATTCCTTGTCTTATATAAACACCTATATCCAACAGGACTGTGTTAGCAGCCCTTTAAATgaatcgaacgaacacgaacatataatcgaacacattttttttgttcatgttcgtttattaagaaaatgggcaagttcgtgttcgtttatgttgttcgtgttcgtttatgttgtCCGTGTTTGTTTAAAACCTaaatgaacagttcatgaacgtaaCGAACATAAACAAAGTAACAAACACACTTAAACGAACATAATTAataatttaacaaacaataaacaacacaaatgaacataatttaCTAAACATAAAgtgattttttatataaattagtgattAATTACCATAAATTCCATTGGAAAACCCATTTTATTACTAGAAAGCCCAATTAgcaattagttatatttatataggtAGATAGAAAGTTCCttttatgttttatatttatataaatataactacttatGAATTTAAATtgaaacaaacataaacaaatgtaaatgaacgaacataaacacatgtacataaatgaacataaacgaacacaaatgaacaaacaaaacgtgagttcatgttcgttcatttaattaaatgaacaaaaaattgtgttcatgttcattcatttattaaataaaggaacataaacaaacttcccaCCGAGCAAGTTcctgaacgttcggttcatttacaggcctatgTGTTAGCATTATTGTATATGTAAGACCGTAACCTAGATGATTGTTAAAAATTACTCTAAATGAAATGAATTTGTCTTATTATCAGGCTGAGCTGGTAAGTGCAAGCAAATCAGTGAAGATACTAGAGCTTCCCGAAATTATAATACTGCACTTGATGCGATTTAGCTACGGAAGCCAAGGGAGCACCAAGTTATTAAAACCCGTCTACTTCCCTCTCGAACTCATTCTTAACCGTGGGCTGCTTGTTTCGCCATCAACAGAGGTATCATCATCCTTACCCATATTACTAACGTTTTTTCTTAGTTTGACAAATATACATCTACCGTCATGGATATTTTTAGATGTTATAGTGTTGTACTAATAGTCAAATAACCCATTCGCCCATGGTTTAGTTTTAGTCCATTCATCCTATATTGTTTTTATTCACTTACCGTAGCGTATCATTACAATAATACTGTATTCGTAATCCAGTTAACTCGTTAATCatctttattatttatttattgaaaTGCCATTTTCGTCTTTGAGGTTTGACAAGTTTTGTGACTTACATCCAACGATTTGTTTTTCCGCGTCTGGATCCAAAGGTTTGAAatattgccattttcatccggatCGTTAACTCCATCATTTTTtgccgttaagtcaggggtattttgtGAAGAAGATAGATAGTGATAGTGTGTGTGCATACATATATTATTTTTGCTTTTTATTTAGTAAGGATATTTTAAATGCTTCCACATAAAGTGAAAACCACCGAATAGCCTTTTAAGTTAAAAAAATATGGAAATActcctgacttaacggagaaaaatggatggagttaacgagctggatgaaaatggtaagatttcaaaccttttggattcaCATGCGGAAAAACTGGCTAAACTTCAGGGACAAAAAgggcattttactcttatttaTTTGAAAAAAGCTGGATATAAAAGTATATGTGTGGTGAACCCAGTCCGACCTGTTTCAATCTAAACACACCCAGTTTGACCTTTTACCTCATGAACATAATGGTATACAGGGTCGTAAGTATGCGCTTGTGGCAACGATAACTCATCACGGGAGGGAACCCTCAAAGGGTCACTACACTGCTGATGTTTTGCACCCGAGCGGAAAATGGCTGCGCTTTGACGATGCATCGGTTGACTCTATTCCTACCAACAAAGTCCTTCATGATCAAGCTTATGTTCTCTTCTACAAGCAGCAGTAGATTTTACAGGTCTTCTTCTCCCATTTTTAGCTCCATTTCGGCTTTACAAGTTTATGGTAACGTGTCATTTATATCTGTTATGTTACTTGAAATACTTGTACCTCTTTTTGGTTGATTTTGTTGGTTATTTAGTATTTTAGTGAGGCGTATTTTCAACCCATCTAGTTGTTGATTAGTTAATTTTGGTTCGGTCTCAAATGATCAAATATATTATGAGTTTTAATTTGAACTTTCACTAAATAAGCTGGTTTAAATTATCATTGAGGAGACATTTGGGATTTAGGGATGAGCCCGGTAAAATACCGGTACCATGCCCAACCGAAAGTGCCGATCACGAAAACTCCAAAAGGTAGGTACCGAAAATGATTCGGTACTGATACGGGTATGGTATCGGTTCAGTTTCGGGATCTGGTctcatttgctcatccctaatttGGATGACCAtttttttcaaatttgactttatttttatacatggttcaatgtttttgtatATGTATATTGTAAGGCCGCAACTTGTCCGTTTACTTTATACATggttcaatttttttatatatgtatatattgtagCAGCGCAACTTGTTGTCCGTTTTTACCTTCTCTCTTGATACAATCTCCTTTGTGATGAAATCATCAAGACAATAAAGCGAAACAATAAtccaaaaaagtaaaaaaaaaattaaataaatttaaaGTCAACTCTGGTAGCTTATACGACTCAAGACGTATTTGTTTATTTCATATCTTTTTATCATAAAAGCATGCTTTAATTTTGTTTGGATTTGAGTTTTCTAATtgtttatattttgttttttagttTGTGTTTTCTTCCTTGTgttaatagtttagttttaaCAGTTATGTAAAACTGTTAGCTACGGTTTTTCCCTGTTGTAGACTAAAGCAAACCaatttttttgaaaggtgtgaattattcgtggatgtcgggaggtctagcatacgttgtcttaaccgtgTCCACGTTAGAGAAccccctcgcacaatagatccctaatttaaacccctcaatgagaaactCCTATCACCCAGATtcgaacttgagacctggagAGGAAAACTCACCCGGATCTATCATAAGTGGAACTTAAATACCCGTGGCCACCACTAGAACGCTAGTGATGGTTGACTAAAGCAAACCATTAAAAATGAAAATCAAACCAAACCAGGGCTTAGTGAGTCgactataataaaaaaaatgtataaaTAGGGTCCAAATAAAGAAGCCACATAATGTTGGTTGAAACTTAGAAGACGTCTCTTTGTAGTTTTATATTGTGGTACAATTTAAGATAATTAAAGGTGTATTGTATTGTTAGTCAAATCTCATGTATATGGTACAACTTAAAATAAAGGTGTATTGCATTCTTAAGCAAATGATAGTGTAACTTGAAATAATTAAATACCTAAGCAAGGTATAGAATATTATAGTCCAAAATCCTATGGTCGGTTTTGGACCTTTGGTGCTTAGATCTTTTACGACCGGATTATGCTATAGATCGTGAAGCGAACTGTTTAGTATAGTTTGTAGTTTCTAAACGGACTATCTGAAAAGTATTAAAAACCAAATGTGAATTGGGCAGTTTCATGATTTTAAACGGAACTATGAACACCCAAGTTCTCAAATTGGACTACGAACACTCAAGTTCTCGTTTATGGAAGCCGGTTTTCTTTCTGGGATAtataggcctgtaaatgaaccgaacgaacacgaacacaggcatgtttgtgttcgttcatttaacctTTGCCGAACATGAGCATATGACCGAACacaattttttgttcgtgtttgtgACTTTGTTCAGTAAGAAatcgggcatgttcgtgttcgtttatgttcgttcgtttaaagcctaaacgaatgaacgaacacaaacaaaaaaacTTAATtgaacatatttgaataaacataaattaacatgattgaacaaacataaacaaacacaatttaacattagtGAACACTCAACACAAGCGAACAAGTTTAATATATTACAATTCATCTGAAAACACatttaaattagggttcatagacACTAAATTAAGTAGCTTTTTATATAAATATCAAGTAAACGATCAGTTACAttttaaattttgatttttattactagaaaactcaattactaattagttatattttatataagtagttagaaaacctaatatttatataaatataactatttatgtatgtactaaaatttaaacgaacgtaaataaacgaacgttcacgaacataaacaaacgttcacgaacaatgaacgaacacaaagtgtgttcatgttcgttcaatTAATTAAAAGAACAAAAtgttttgttcgtgttcgttcgtttatttaataaacgaacataaacgaacttctcgacgaacaagttcatgaacgttcggtttgtTTACAGTCCTAGGGATGGAGGCCAATAAAACTTGGCTATTACAACCATATGTTATATTCATCGATATTCATTAGTGAATACGTGAATTCACGTTAAATACACGATATGAACGACGTGATGACATTTTTGTAGTCAGCGTAAATGTGTTGTATTTACTTGTGAATACGAAAATACATTTATTCATCAATGAAAGCATGATACATATACATAATGTGTATTCATCAATGAATAGATATACTTCCTTGTAAGTATGCTACCATGTGGTTTTACCTTGATTACTAAAATGTCACATGGGAAAAATTCAGATGGTGATAAAATGGTATTTAAATTTtagtaatttttattttaacctACCCTGTGAGACCAGATTATAGTTTTGCACTATAACACAGGTGATGCGAGGCGAGTTTTAAAATCAATCTAAATCAAGAATCGATGTGTTATAGACTTATAGGTGGATGGTTTATCGCCTAAGATGTGTGTTTATTTGTGTTCTTAAAGTGTATGTGTTGATCAAGATGAATTAAGGTTGGCTGTTAGCATGTTAGGGTGGGTTAGTTTCGGTGTTAGCGCTATGTGTAGTATTGATCAAACATTTGTGGTCGAATGTTAACCACAAAGACCGAACCATGAAATCTCAAAATCAGCCAACTTGATTTTAGTTAACCAGTTTAGTTAGTTTTGATGCTAGATAAACATCCATGATCACAACTCACAAGTCACAACAATTGAGCATGTATCTTAACATGTTTCAATAATATATTTTAGAgttgagtaaaatgcacggatagtccctgttatttggtgaaatttcacctttagtccccaacttttcaaaattattctcttagtccctgtggtttgacaagttgttactcggatagtccccaaagcggatggaggttaatttttctggttaagtgggtgtgaaatgacaaggactatccgagtaacaacttgtcaaaccacagggactatccgagtaacaacttgtcaaaccacaaggactatccgattaaccttcatccgctttaaggactatccgagtaacaacttgtcaaaccacagggactaagagtgtaattctgaaaagttggggactaaaggtgaaatttcaccaaaccacagggactatccgtgcattttactctttagaGTTAGAACATTTTATAACCTCAATAAATTGTTAAAAAGAAGAGTCATGTTCGGTTTTCACGATGTGTTCAGTTTGGTTTCGATGttattttgtttttctattgGGCTTGAAATTTTTAGGCAAAAAATAATGAAATTGGGCCTAAAAATTTTGGGCTACACCATTTGTTTAATTACTTGAAAGTTATAATCCATAAATTCAATAATAAACATTAAAAAGTAAATGGTTTTTTCGATTATTTAGTTCAGTTTAGTTTTTTCagtttttagaaaatacaaaaccGATGCCGAACCAAATCGTAAAATTCggttttcagaaaatacaaaaccAAACCGTTGACTTTTCTTCATAACTTCGTGGATTTATATTGAATTTCTATTTTTTATTCGTTTTTTTAAGTATACTGAAGGATTTAGAGCACTCACATTCCATTCCATGTCtcagttttatttgttttttttagtattgttttttttttttttaatattgtaattGAAATATGTCAAATAAGTTGGAATTAAATCCATCAAAGTAATTGAAATTTATGATGCATTTAGTTGACAAACCAATCATAAAAGAATTGAAATATATCATCGTTGCTCCGGTAGCGACACCAATGGTTGGAGTGGTGATGATGACGGTGTGCGGCTTATGGCAGTGCAGACAAGAGAATGGTAGGCGCTGGTGGTGATGCATACAAGAGACTGATAGGTGGCGGCAACGGTAGTGTTGGGGGGCTATGAAGGTGGTGGCGACAGTGATGGGGTGGGTGCGACGAATACAGGGTGGCAACGATGAGAGTAGCGTGTTTAAAAAACCAAACATGTccttgtttaaaaaaaaataatgttgcATTTTATCTTGACTACATTGGAAATCTATCTCAATCGTCACACTTATTGGTACTTTTTTCAAGTTTATAGTGGATTTGTATATGCCTTTTTATTATTTACGATGTAATTTTCTAAATAAGTTGTTCAAACACATGTTTTAATAAATGCATTTAACTTTTAACACATACAATATATATCCAAAATATTGACGTCACTATTAATCAACTTTTTTTCTCATACTTATCGACATAAAAGTTACACTTTCGGTAGATCACGTTTCAAGGTCTTTACATAAAGTTATATtccaaaagaaaaaaagaaagaaagaagaataTACTCTAATAAAGAGAATATAAAGACAATAAATCTTACTATTGTATTATATGAAACTATACTTTGACTTAATATTCCTTTCAAAAAAATACTTTGACTTAATATCGTTAGCTATTATTAAGGTGTGAGGTGGAAGATTGAGTTTAATTGGTaaagtttttgaaattaaaatagAGCTTTTATAAAGATTTTATAAAGATCAAGGGTTTAAGTTTTAAAAGCAACATCATCTTAAAAATAAACTATTATTAAGATGCATTACGGGTCACAACAAATAGTCTCATCCAATTTTAATGTGGGTGATTGGGTGACTATGAACTTTAAGTTTTAATGACCTAAAACTTAAACCGTacaattataattaataaaaaaagttattacTTTGTAGGTGTTTCAAAAGCCTTTGCACCTACTAGGGCACAACCCTATTGTTAGAGTAAATAAATTAGTTTCGTTAGTTAAAGACGCTAGTACAAGGcaacaatatatttttaacataTGAATTACAATAACCgtttaatatttgtgtatttcgCTTTAATTGTAATCCATAAGACAGATATACCCCATCGTCTTTTTGTCTCTTCTTATATCATCAAGCACTGCATACTAATACATTACACGATTCTCAGCTTGATTTGGCTTTGTATCAAACTCACTATCTTACATAGTTGTATGAGAGGAATCCACCACCATCCATTTGGATCCGTTTAGAAATCCAgatgaacacaaacaaacgtcTTTTCCAATGACAAGGGAATGCGATTGTAACGTTTGTTTTTGTTCAAAAGATAGCATAGGGGATGCTCTCAAGTCtcaacaacataaataaacaaattcTCATTCTATTCTAAAAGTCATAAATTACAAACCTTTTGAGCTTTGACACATATATTAGTAAGGTTATAAACTTCGGGAATGGTTTGCTATGTTTATTAAAGTAAAATTTAGTAAGATGTATGAGTATATAGATTTTATGACTGGTTGGTTTTCCTGATGGCATGATAATACTTCAGTGAtctgtcagtgatccaaatttgtcgttaaaaaaagttaaaccatGAAGACATTTTTTATATAGAAAAATTAATTATATGTTCTTAAAAAATCAGTCTataaatatattatgtatatataataaagagaatctactacttctaataaagcaAAACAAGCTTAAGCCACATGGCATTAGCTTAAGCCATTACTTGTCACGTGGCATTTGCTTAGACCACTTTATTTTTTCGCTTTTTCCGCCAAAACCATCCTCCTTAGCTTCTTTAATACGCTTCACTTCACTCCAAAACCCTAATACCCATCTCCTGCATCCGATTCTTCCTTCTTCATCGATTGATTTTCGAAAAACATAGgtatgttatttttcttttccctCTTTGATTTTTCTTTGTCATTGTTAAACACTATCTATTTCTTCCTTAAACCCTAGATATCATCTATCGATCTTTACTATGTTATTTGCAATCTCCTAAACCCTAGATTTCTTCATCTTCAATCGCGAGTGGAAGCAACCAGTCCTTATTATGCGGCGTATAAGGTATGTATccgtgttttcaattttctttttgcgGCGTTGTTGGTGTCTGGAAGACCTAGCCGCCGCCTCTTCTTAGGGTTTCAATGATTTCTAACTTATGCATTCATCAATACCTATATTCATTTCTTGAGTGCTTCTGTGATATTTTTCAAGATTTGGTGCTTTTTGAAAGATGGGATCCATCACTGTTTTCTCCAAACGATTCAACAAATAGGTAACAATTCTTCAAATATCGATTCATGTTTGATAATGTCGCTTCCTGTTTGATGTTCTCTATCATATGTTCATCTTTAGGTTTTCCGATTAAATTCACGTATTGAAGTAGATTTTGAGCAATTGTCAGAGGTGACGTTGTTTGCTGACACTATTACAGTTCAACAATTGGGAGTGATGGTTTGGCATACCAGAAAGGTTATAGTACAGATTATTGTTTAAGCTTAAGCAATGTTTCATCCATCATTCTCTATTTAAATCCTTAAAATTGTGATGTCTTTGTTGACAACAGGTCCTTTAGAGAGCTGATCATTCTTCCAATCGATTGCAAGCAGGTTCGTTTTCCATAGATTTGGTGTTATTTTGAGTCTTCTTTATTGTTCTTTAGGTAACttgttttgactgattatttcaaaatttgaatttttgaaatttatatcaattatggatacttatcaaagttgtctaaattgtaacgtatttccaaatttatcaagataacttatattaaagttttatttgctttcaaattttgtgttagtttccataattttcgacaatcacattaattttcaagtttcacagaatttgttcttcttcttttattatagatcattccacttattctgcaggtatgtaaactagattagattgttatgtattttaaatgcttaatcGCACTTTTTTTTAATCGTTTTTCTGTATTTTTGTGTTGCTGATGATGATTTAAATTTTTCGAATCTAATCTTATCAATGGATCTATTCTTGATGTCTTTGAAAGAGTGATGCTCTtactgattttttttattttattttttgttttttcctgataaaccctaattt
This genomic interval carries:
- the LOC110898439 gene encoding ubiquitin carboxyl-terminal hydrolase 24: MTDHNVFVFGSFTEDEIRSMQSSPKENDVPFMFGSLDAATLRSVGFYNRPTNTEITKKPQTKKHVKRSNSNSDEIVHINGNLNNLNTHDSSSLPYSNGIQDNDEKDAELPVSFVPGSVDQSISQQHVTESVAVSAVNQGNEALDVNGTENQIFGPSIGPHKISLELLPRGLVNSGNLCFLNATLQALLACSPFVHLLQELRMGNIPEIGYPTLRAFVEFVSGFDMPSGLQLKKKGDILLGTGKPLRPVMFESVLNNFSPDMPNSFAGRARQEDAQEFLSFVMHQMHDELLKLEGKVSAVNGGKVSLVSSVSDDDDDGWETVGPRNKTAITRTQSFIPSKLSEIFGGQLRSEVKAKGNTPSATIQPFLLLHLNICPDPVRTIEDALHLFSAPETLEGYRASSAGKAELVSASKSVKILELPEIIILHLMRFSYGSQGSTKLLKPVYFPLELILNRGLLVSPSTEGRKYALVATITHHGREPSKGHYTADVLHPSGKWLRFDDASVDSIPTNKVLHDQAYVLFYKQQ